From the Sphingomonas aliaeris genome, one window contains:
- a CDS encoding GGDEF domain-containing protein, which produces MALEFVSEVEKMNHCIAMFDLDHFKSINDRFGHISADVVLRTFSDLLRSTLRTSDVVARYGGEEFVAILDGASLEQAELVCERVRASFAEAPCTADDGRTMRVTVSVGIAAVIPGTTADQLLGVANRALYDAK; this is translated from the coding sequence ATGGCTCTAGAATTTGTCAGCGAGGTAGAAAAGATGAACCATTGCATCGCAATGTTCGACCTCGACCATTTCAAATCGATCAACGATCGCTTCGGCCACATCTCGGCCGACGTCGTCCTCCGCACGTTTTCGGACCTTCTCCGGTCGACGCTCCGAACCTCCGATGTGGTGGCTCGGTATGGCGGCGAAGAATTTGTGGCTATCCTAGACGGTGCATCGCTGGAGCAGGCGGAACTGGTGTGCGAACGTGTTCGCGCGAGCTTCGCAGAGGCCCCCTGCACGGCAGATGACGGACGAACCATGCGTGTTACGGTGAGCGTCGGGATCGCAGCTGTTATACCCGGGACGACTGCGGATCAGCTACTTGGGGTCGCTAACCGGGCCTTGTACGATGCCAAGTGA
- a CDS encoding recombinase family protein, with protein sequence MTYTLIGYARCSTDKQDLAAQQDALLKLGVAADRIYTDKGFTGTNRDRPGLDQALAAVRSGDTLVVPKLDRLARSVPDARAIGDSLAVRGVKLQLGAIVHDPADPMGKLFFNILATFAEFEADLIRMRTREGMAVARAKGKLRGKKPKLSDRQQKELRRMYDTNDYSITDLAEVFSISRPTVYRTLGRQPATLTKPA encoded by the coding sequence ATGACGTACACGCTGATTGGCTATGCCCGCTGCTCGACTGACAAGCAGGACCTTGCTGCCCAACAGGACGCGCTGCTAAAGCTCGGCGTCGCTGCCGATCGCATCTATACCGACAAGGGGTTCACGGGCACGAACCGTGATCGGCCGGGCCTCGACCAGGCGCTTGCCGCTGTGCGCAGCGGGGACACGCTAGTGGTGCCCAAGCTCGACCGGCTTGCCCGATCGGTACCTGACGCTCGCGCGATTGGGGACAGCCTGGCGGTCCGCGGCGTGAAGCTGCAGCTCGGAGCTATCGTCCACGACCCGGCCGATCCGATGGGTAAGCTATTCTTTAACATCCTTGCCACATTCGCCGAGTTCGAAGCGGATCTGATCCGCATGCGAACACGCGAGGGCATGGCCGTGGCGCGCGCTAAAGGAAAACTGCGCGGAAAGAAACCCAAGCTGTCTGATCGTCAGCAGAAAGAGCTTCGGCGCATGTACGACACCAACGATTATTCGATCACCGATCTTGCCGAAGTGTTCTCGATTTCTCGCCCGACCGTATACCGGACACTGGGACGCCAGCCTGCCACTTTGACAAAACCAGCCTGA
- a CDS encoding sensor histidine kinase — MHEIRQLQERQQVLVAELQHRVRNMLTVVRSVFSRTAEASENQRQLVDHFTGRLDSLARTQVIVTRSPSGKVDLNSLIREELLSVAAGEGPCVSLDGPEVMLDPNAAEAIGMAIHELTTNALKYGALRANGAGLRIDWRVHAEQGQTAKLELTWLETGVPAVPIAPVREGFGRELIEEALPYRLGAETCLEFRPGGVKCTISMPLDDDDERASALLER, encoded by the coding sequence GTGCACGAGATCCGCCAGCTGCAGGAGCGTCAGCAGGTTCTCGTCGCCGAACTTCAGCACCGTGTTCGGAACATGCTCACGGTCGTTCGATCCGTATTCTCGCGAACCGCCGAGGCGAGCGAGAACCAGCGGCAGCTCGTCGACCACTTCACGGGGCGGCTCGACTCGCTCGCGCGAACTCAAGTGATCGTCACCAGGAGTCCATCCGGCAAGGTCGATCTCAATTCCCTCATACGGGAGGAACTGCTGAGCGTCGCGGCAGGCGAGGGACCATGCGTATCCCTCGATGGCCCGGAAGTGATGCTGGATCCGAATGCCGCGGAGGCAATCGGGATGGCCATTCACGAACTGACGACCAATGCTCTGAAGTACGGCGCACTTAGGGCCAACGGCGCAGGGCTTCGCATCGACTGGCGGGTCCATGCAGAACAAGGGCAGACGGCGAAGCTGGAATTGACTTGGCTCGAGACCGGCGTTCCGGCGGTACCCATTGCGCCGGTCCGCGAAGGATTCGGTCGGGAGCTGATCGAGGAGGCCCTTCCATACCGCCTCGGTGCGGAGACGTGCCTGGAGTTCCGGCCCGGAGGGGTGAAGTGCACCATCTCCATGCCCCTCGACGACGATGACGAGCGCGCGAGCGCCCTGCTGGAGCGATAG
- a CDS encoding response regulator: MIPGHNLAGRRILVVEDEYYIASDIRRALTKCGAAIVGPFGNLDEGLAYAARDPLDAALLDVNLGSASSYPIAEELSRRGVPYLFLTGYDQWSLPLEFRSSPRIGKPFTFSVLLDALERLLLETAE; the protein is encoded by the coding sequence ATGATACCGGGTCACAACCTCGCAGGTCGCCGCATCCTCGTCGTCGAGGATGAATACTACATAGCTTCCGACATCCGTCGGGCACTGACGAAGTGTGGTGCGGCGATCGTCGGCCCCTTCGGCAATCTGGACGAAGGCCTGGCCTACGCTGCGCGCGATCCGCTCGATGCGGCTCTGCTGGATGTGAACCTCGGCAGTGCATCCTCCTATCCGATCGCTGAGGAACTGTCTCGACGCGGCGTGCCCTATCTATTCCTCACTGGCTATGACCAGTGGTCGCTACCTCTTGAATTTCGGTCGTCGCCCAGAATTGGCAAGCCGTTCACATTCTCGGTACTGCTCGATGCGCTCGAACGTCTCCTTCTTGAGACTGCCGAATAG
- a CDS encoding Crp/Fnr family transcriptional regulator — translation MIGASAEAAQRLTEKLDRLIGLTTIERDAIAALQFRIEYVPAHTYLVREGDTVTQCCIVINGYACRHKVERAGGRQIVAFYMAGDILNLQHILLSKADDNLQTTTKAMVGWIATERLRQLGREHPCIAKAFAIDVLIDASIFREWVLNIGRRDAKIRVAHMICEFIARRKTLDTLSSFSMTLPFTQEQIADATGLTAVHVNRMLRALTDEGAFAHQNGQLTISDWKKLQTIADFNPGYLHEAA, via the coding sequence ATGATTGGGGCATCGGCAGAAGCAGCGCAAAGGCTCACTGAAAAACTGGACCGCCTAATCGGCCTTACAACGATTGAACGCGATGCCATCGCGGCTCTTCAATTCAGGATCGAGTATGTCCCGGCCCACACATATCTGGTGCGAGAGGGCGACACAGTTACGCAATGCTGCATCGTAATCAACGGATATGCATGTCGGCACAAGGTCGAGCGCGCAGGCGGTCGGCAGATTGTCGCCTTTTACATGGCCGGCGACATCCTTAACCTCCAGCATATCTTGTTGTCCAAGGCGGACGATAATCTGCAAACCACTACGAAAGCGATGGTGGGCTGGATCGCTACCGAGAGACTGCGGCAGCTTGGTCGTGAGCACCCTTGTATTGCAAAGGCGTTCGCGATTGACGTTTTGATCGACGCGTCCATCTTCCGCGAATGGGTTCTCAATATCGGCCGTCGGGACGCGAAGATCCGCGTGGCGCATATGATTTGTGAATTTATCGCGCGGCGAAAGACCCTTGACACGTTGTCGTCATTTTCGATGACCTTGCCATTCACGCAGGAGCAGATCGCGGACGCGACCGGGCTAACGGCGGTTCATGTGAACAGGATGCTGCGAGCGCTGACCGATGAGGGAGCGTTCGCTCATCAAAACGGCCAACTGACGATCTCCGATTGGAAAAAACTGCAGACGATCGCTGACTTCAATCCCGGGTATCTACATGAAGCAGCATGA
- a CDS encoding DUF6894 family protein, producing MARYFFDLHECGSVTRDPEGQELPDIDVARETAIESARAIMCYELSHGHLCLSCHIDINDNEGRNLERVAFRDSVEISGSSAS from the coding sequence ATGGCCCGATACTTTTTCGATCTTCATGAGTGCGGGAGCGTCACCCGCGACCCCGAGGGACAGGAGCTGCCCGATATCGATGTTGCGCGCGAAACGGCGATTGAGAGCGCAAGGGCGATAATGTGCTACGAACTCAGCCACGGCCATTTATGTTTGTCTTGTCATATCGACATCAACGACAACGAGGGCCGGAACCTTGAGAGGGTAGCGTTCAGGGATTCCGTCGAGATTTCTGGCTCGTCGGCATCCTGA
- a CDS encoding RidA family protein has translation MTIKRIESGARMSQAVVHGGIVYLAGQIGAPGEEASAQTRAVLESIDRLLCEAGTERSRILQATIWLADMADFAAMNAVWEEWIGGTNAPTRATGEVRLATPDYRVEIIVTAALPEQRS, from the coding sequence ATGACGATCAAGCGCATCGAGTCAGGAGCACGGATGAGCCAAGCCGTTGTCCATGGTGGAATAGTGTACCTTGCTGGGCAGATCGGTGCGCCAGGTGAGGAAGCATCCGCCCAGACGCGTGCCGTTCTTGAATCCATCGATCGTTTACTATGCGAAGCGGGGACCGAGCGCTCTCGCATCCTCCAAGCGACGATCTGGCTGGCCGACATGGCCGACTTTGCAGCCATGAACGCTGTGTGGGAGGAATGGATTGGGGGTACTAATGCGCCAACCCGAGCTACGGGCGAGGTTCGGCTCGCGACCCCTGACTACCGGGTCGAGATCATCGTCACGGCAGCGCTGCCCGAGCAGCGCTCGTGA
- a CDS encoding D-amino acid dehydrogenase, with protein MRVIVLGAGVVGVTAAHYLHRAGHEVVVVDRQPGAALETSFANAGEVSPGYASPWAAPGIPAKAIRWLLMRHAPLILRPSFDMAMLRWLAAMLRNCTEARYALNKSRMVGLAEFSRDELIALRGELGIEYDQRSLGTLQLFRTAKQVDASAKDVDVLRSYGVPFELLDRAGCIDAEPGLALSNGSFEGGLRLPNDETGDCHLFTNRLVDRLMSSGVEFRFCTRILGLDASGREITRVRTDGGDVRGDAYLLALGSYSPILVRPLGIQLPVYPVKGYSITVPIADPAQAPVSTLLDETYKIAITRLGARIRVGGMAEISGYNRSLPKQREATLLHCVNDLFPKATSAGETGFWSGLRPMTPDGPPILGATRVSNLFLNTGHGTLGWTMACGSAAVTAAIISGDRPPIDIKGLGLERYRQ; from the coding sequence TTGAGGGTCATCGTACTTGGTGCCGGTGTCGTGGGCGTCACCGCGGCTCACTATCTGCATCGTGCCGGCCATGAGGTCGTCGTGGTCGACCGGCAGCCCGGGGCGGCGCTCGAGACCAGCTTTGCAAATGCCGGCGAAGTTTCGCCCGGCTACGCGTCGCCATGGGCCGCTCCCGGCATACCTGCGAAGGCGATCCGTTGGCTACTCATGCGGCACGCGCCGCTCATCCTTCGTCCCTCGTTTGATATGGCCATGCTGCGCTGGTTGGCCGCCATGCTCCGCAACTGCACCGAGGCGCGGTATGCCCTTAACAAAAGCCGCATGGTCGGGTTGGCGGAGTTCAGCCGCGACGAGCTGATCGCTTTGAGAGGGGAGCTGGGCATCGAGTATGACCAGCGTTCGCTTGGAACCCTTCAGCTCTTCCGCACCGCTAAGCAGGTGGATGCGAGTGCGAAGGACGTGGACGTATTGCGCTCTTACGGCGTTCCGTTCGAGCTACTAGACCGGGCTGGCTGCATTGACGCTGAGCCCGGTCTCGCTCTTTCAAACGGCAGCTTCGAGGGCGGCCTGCGGCTCCCAAACGACGAAACTGGCGACTGCCATCTGTTCACGAACAGGTTGGTGGACCGTCTGATGAGCAGCGGCGTCGAGTTCCGGTTTTGCACGAGAATCCTCGGTCTGGATGCCTCAGGTCGCGAGATTACCCGAGTCAGGACCGACGGAGGCGACGTGCGCGGAGACGCATATCTGCTGGCCCTAGGAAGTTATTCGCCAATATTGGTGCGCCCGCTCGGCATCCAACTCCCCGTGTATCCCGTGAAGGGCTACTCGATCACGGTCCCGATCGCAGACCCGGCGCAAGCCCCCGTGTCTACCTTGCTTGACGAAACGTACAAGATCGCCATCACGCGTCTTGGAGCTCGGATCCGCGTCGGGGGAATGGCAGAGATCTCCGGTTACAACAGATCGCTGCCAAAGCAGCGCGAGGCTACGCTTTTGCATTGCGTCAACGATCTGTTCCCGAAAGCAACCAGCGCGGGAGAGACGGGTTTCTGGAGCGGTCTGCGGCCAATGACGCCCGATGGCCCACCAATCCTTGGAGCTACGCGGGTATCTAACCTCTTCCTCAATACCGGACATGGAACACTTGGGTGGACCATGGCCTGCGGCTCCGCCGCTGTGACCGCTGCGATCATCTCCGGCGATCGTCCTCCGATCGACATCAAGGGTCTCGGCCTGGAGCGATACCGACAATGA
- the alr gene encoding alanine racemase: protein MRMAKFRCPTFSSQLVIDLDAFAANYHAVRDHVSPSGCGAVVKANAYGLGARRLASRLHREGCRTFFVAQLCEALDLRAALPPGCTIVILNGLDPGGEQACADWGFVPVLNSDNQVRRWRYTARLRGRPLPAGLQLDTGMSRLGLSNASALALAQDGSLSSDIDLRFVMTHLACADEPDAAANDEQLRRFEQLTMSFPGVPRSIANSSGTTLSSSYHLDFVRAGIALYGVPTRPLSLKIFPVVRLCARILQIRELSPGTGVGYGLTYTASGPQYVATLALGYADGWPRGRGNIGAAWHRDVRLPIVGRISMDSMTVDISGVPGEIAEGDFVDLICPNQTLDDIAAGADTIPYELLTRLGGRHARAYVEDNVTTLHMPGEAY, encoded by the coding sequence ATGCGGATGGCGAAGTTCCGGTGCCCGACCTTTTCGAGCCAGCTCGTGATCGATCTCGACGCATTCGCGGCGAACTACCACGCGGTTCGCGACCATGTGTCTCCCTCTGGGTGCGGCGCAGTGGTGAAGGCTAACGCATATGGACTCGGAGCCCGCCGGCTAGCCTCGAGGCTTCACCGCGAAGGGTGCCGCACTTTCTTCGTGGCCCAGCTCTGTGAGGCGCTGGATCTACGTGCTGCGCTGCCTCCCGGATGCACCATCGTTATCCTCAACGGATTGGATCCTGGAGGCGAGCAAGCCTGCGCGGACTGGGGGTTCGTGCCGGTTCTGAACTCGGACAATCAGGTCCGGCGTTGGCGTTACACCGCCCGGCTCCGCGGCCGACCCCTTCCGGCTGGCCTCCAGCTAGACACCGGTATGTCGCGTCTCGGCCTCTCAAACGCGAGCGCTCTGGCACTCGCCCAGGACGGCTCTCTCTCGAGCGATATCGATCTTCGGTTCGTGATGACGCACCTCGCATGCGCGGACGAGCCAGACGCAGCGGCGAACGACGAGCAACTCCGGCGCTTCGAGCAACTGACAATGTCTTTCCCTGGCGTTCCCAGATCGATTGCAAACAGCAGCGGCACCACTCTATCGAGCAGCTATCATCTGGACTTCGTGCGAGCTGGGATCGCGCTATACGGTGTCCCAACTCGACCTCTATCCCTCAAAATATTTCCAGTCGTGAGGCTGTGCGCGCGCATCTTGCAGATCCGCGAACTCTCGCCCGGAACTGGCGTGGGCTACGGTCTGACTTATACCGCCTCCGGGCCGCAATACGTTGCGACGCTTGCGCTTGGCTATGCAGATGGATGGCCCCGCGGACGCGGGAATATTGGTGCGGCTTGGCACCGCGACGTTCGGCTGCCGATCGTCGGGCGCATTTCGATGGATAGCATGACGGTGGACATCTCCGGGGTACCCGGCGAGATCGCGGAAGGCGACTTTGTGGACCTTATCTGCCCCAATCAAACCCTCGACGACATTGCCGCTGGCGCCGACACCATCCCTTACGAGCTTCTCACGCGCCTTGGTGGTCGGCATGCCCGCGCCTACGTCGAGGACAACGTCACCACTCTCCATATGCCTGGAGAAGCATATTGA
- a CDS encoding Lrp/AsnC family transcriptional regulator: MGALDAINRRIVNQLRLNARITNNALAREVGMSESACLRRVKLLERSGVIQGYTAIISGSDPDDGTVAIVQVELERQTEEFLARFEAAMRKHAEIRAWYLLTGAGDYLLRLQISSMEDYAKFHRDVLSRLPGVTRITSSFAMRSHRKA, encoded by the coding sequence GTGGGCGCACTCGATGCCATCAATCGGCGTATCGTGAATCAGCTACGACTGAATGCAAGGATCACGAATAACGCGCTGGCTCGCGAGGTGGGCATGTCGGAATCCGCGTGCCTACGCCGTGTTAAGCTACTTGAGCGGTCCGGGGTGATCCAAGGTTACACAGCGATCATCTCGGGCAGCGACCCTGATGATGGCACGGTCGCGATCGTTCAGGTCGAGCTGGAGCGGCAGACTGAGGAGTTTCTAGCCCGGTTTGAGGCGGCCATGCGCAAGCACGCGGAAATTCGTGCATGGTATCTACTCACCGGGGCCGGCGACTATCTGCTACGGCTCCAGATCTCCAGCATGGAGGACTATGCAAAGTTTCACCGAGATGTCCTGTCACGACTGCCTGGCGTTACGCGGATCACTTCCAGCTTTGCGATGCGGAGTCACCGCAAGGCTTGA
- a CDS encoding DUF421 domain-containing protein, whose amino-acid sequence MSDLVRSLLGLGSEAEDLGVLQMVVRAAVVYAVALIIIRCGKKRALGEATPFDVVTVIVIGSIASRAVTGNAPFGPALAACATFVALHWLLAATAIRWNVIERWIKGSNRLLVQDGRILDGAVRASALSLSDIEEAMRARGIRCLDEIREARLKRSGQISFIKTEQ is encoded by the coding sequence ATGAGCGATCTTGTCCGGTCGCTGCTAGGTCTCGGATCCGAGGCCGAGGACCTCGGCGTGTTACAGATGGTCGTCCGCGCAGCAGTCGTTTACGCTGTAGCTCTGATCATCATCAGGTGCGGCAAGAAGCGGGCGCTGGGCGAGGCAACCCCCTTCGACGTCGTAACTGTGATCGTGATCGGCTCGATCGCGAGCCGCGCGGTCACGGGCAACGCTCCATTCGGGCCAGCGCTTGCGGCGTGCGCTACGTTTGTTGCGCTTCATTGGCTTCTTGCCGCAACAGCCATTCGGTGGAACGTCATCGAGCGCTGGATCAAGGGAAGCAACCGTCTGCTGGTGCAGGACGGCCGGATATTAGACGGCGCTGTGAGAGCGTCTGCACTGTCGCTCTCGGACATTGAAGAGGCCATGCGGGCGCGTGGTATCCGCTGCCTGGATGAGATTCGCGAAGCTCGGCTCAAGCGAAGTGGCCAGATCAGCTTCATCAAGACTGAGCAATGA
- the rnk gene encoding nucleoside diphosphate kinase regulator, which produces MNATRAAATRPQIHMIEEEADNLSGLALSNEHRFPQVSELLIRETSRAKLYAAASISPDVVTMGALVEFVDEGTGAQRTVQLVYPPEADISAGRISILTPIGAGLIGLREGQSILWPDREGHERRLVIVKVQQQPARAA; this is translated from the coding sequence ATGAACGCGACGAGAGCGGCCGCAACGCGGCCGCAAATTCACATGATTGAGGAAGAGGCCGATAACCTCTCCGGCTTGGCCCTCAGCAATGAGCACCGGTTTCCGCAGGTCAGCGAGCTTTTGATCCGTGAGACCTCAAGGGCAAAGCTGTACGCCGCTGCAAGTATCTCTCCGGATGTCGTGACCATGGGTGCGCTAGTCGAATTTGTGGACGAGGGGACGGGTGCGCAGCGAACGGTCCAACTCGTGTACCCACCCGAAGCCGACATTTCCGCCGGGCGGATCTCTATCCTGACGCCGATCGGCGCAGGCTTGATCGGCTTGCGCGAAGGCCAGTCGATACTTTGGCCGGACCGAGAAGGGCATGAGCGACGGCTCGTGATCGTCAAGGTTCAACAGCAGCCGGCACGCGCCGCCTGA